From a single Miscanthus floridulus cultivar M001 chromosome 8, ASM1932011v1, whole genome shotgun sequence genomic region:
- the LOC136476804 gene encoding 3-hydroxy-3-methylglutaryl-coenzyme A reductase-like, which translates to MEVRGRGVVGQGSAAAARHRHPPPHRAAAARVQAGDALPLPLRHTNLIFSALFAASLAYLMRRWREKIRSSTPLHVVGLAEMLAIFGLIASLIYLLSFFGIAFVQSIVSSSDDDEDFLVGSSGAPAAAAPPSSRQQAQAPAPCALLGSTAAAAALEKMPEEDEEIVASVVAGKIPSYVLETRLGDCRRAAGIRREAVRRITGRDIDGLPLDGFDYASILGQCCELPVGYVQLPVGIAGPLLLDGQRFYVPMATTEGCLVASTNRGCKAIAESGGATSVVLRDGMTRAPVARFPTARRAAELKAFLEDPANFDTLSMVFNRSSRFARLQGVRCAMAGRNLYMRFSCSTGDAMGMNMVSKGVQNVLDFLQDDLPDMDVISISGNFCSDKKPAAVNWIEGRGKSVVCEAVIKEEVVKKVLKTNVQSLVELNTIKNLAGSAIAGALGGFNAHASNIVTAIFIATGQDPAQNVESSHCITMLEPINDGKDLHISVTMPSIEVGTVGGGTQLASQSACLDLLGVKGANRDSPGSNARLLATVVAGGVLAGELSLLSALAAGQLVKSHMKYNRSSKDMSKALP; encoded by the exons atggaaGTGCGCGGCCGTGGAGTGGTGGGGCAgggttcggcggcggcggcccggcaCCGGCACCCGCCGCCgcaccgggcggcggcggcgagggtgcAGGCCGGGGACGCGCTGCCGCTGCCGTTACGGCACACCAACCTCATCTTCTCGGCGCTGTTCGCGGCGTCGCTGGCGTACCTCATGCGCCGGTGGCGCGAGAAGATCCGCTcctccacgccgctccacgtcgTCGGGCTCGCCGAGATGCTCGCCATATTCGGCCTCATCGCCTCGCTCATCTACCTGCTCAGCTTCTTCGGCATCGCCTTCGTCCAGTCCATCGTCTCGTccagcgacgacgacgaggacttCCTGGTCGGGTCGTCCGGAGctcccgccgccgcggcgccgccctCTTCCCGGCAGCAGGCGCAGGCGCCGGCCCCGTGCGCGCTGCTcgggagcaccgccgccgccgcggcgctcgAGAAAAtgccggaggaggacgaggagatcgTCGCCTCGGTCGTCGCCGGGAAGATCCCGTCCTACGTGCTCGAGACCAGGCTCGGCGACTGCCGCCGCGCCGCCGGCATCCGGCGCGAGGCCGTGCGGCGGATCACGGGGAGGGATATCGACGGCCTCCCGCTCGACGGCTTCGACTACGCCTCCATCCTCGGCCAGTGCTGCGAGCTACCGGTCGGGTACGTGCAGCTGCCCGTGGGCATCGCGGGCCCGCTCCTGCTCGACGGCCAGAGGTTCTACGTGCCCATGGCCACCACCGAGGGCTGCCTCGTCGCCAGTACCAACCGAGGCTGCAAGGCCATCGCCGAGTCGGGCGGCGCCACCAGCGTTGTGCTGCGGGACGGGATGACGCGCGCCCCCGTCGCCCGCTTCCCCACCGCGCGCCGCGCAGCTGAGCTCAAGGCATTCCTCGAGGACCCTGCTAATTTTGACACGCTCTCCATGGTCTTCAACAG GTCGAGCAGGTTCGCGAGGCTGCAGGGGGTGCGGTGCGCCATGGCAGGGAGGAACCTGTACATGAGATTCAGCTGCAGCACAGGGGACGCCATGGGGATGAACATGGTGTCAAAGGGCGTGCAGAATGTGCTGGATTTCCTTCAGGACGACTTACCTGACATGGATGTCATTAGCATATCAG GTAACTTCTGTTCTGACAAGAAGCCAGCTGCTGTGAATTGGATTGAAGGGCGTGGAAAGTCTGTGGTTTGCGAGGCTGTAATCAAGGAGGAAGTGGTGAAAAAGGTTCTAAAAACAAATGTGCAGTCACTAGTCGAGCTGAACACAATCAAGAATCTTGCTGGCTCGGCTATCGCTGGAGCTCTTGGGGGTTTCAATGCTCATGCGAGCAATATTGTAAcggccatcttcatcgccactggccaggATCCTGCGCAGAACGTCGAAAGCTCCCACTGCATCACAATGCTGGAACCCATAAATGACGGAAAAGATCTTCACATATCTGTCACGATGCCTTCTATTGAG GTGGGCACAGTTGGCGGCGGGACTCAGCTGGCTTCCCAGTCCGCCTGCCTAGACCTCCTGGGCGTGAAAGGCGCAAACCGGGACTCCCCCGGATCGAACGCGAGGCTCCTGGCCACCGTGGTGGCCGGCGGGGTCCTTGCCGGGGAGCTCTCCCTCCTGTCTGCGCTGGCCGCCGGGCAGCTCGTGAAGAGCCACATGAAATACAACAGGTCCAGCAAGGACATGTCCAAGGCCCTACCTTGA